From Brachionichthys hirsutus isolate HB-005 chromosome 7, CSIRO-AGI_Bhir_v1, whole genome shotgun sequence, the proteins below share one genomic window:
- the tmem87b gene encoding transmembrane protein 87A → MAAAGRMRTWSCPSGGVFSSLTILGIINVVVAAPETGLWKLSIVNTSRPLLLRKSMYKGTDIDLKVVSFACPGEVIFTIHWYLKYHLCHNEFDNIEEMYEKTPLSRGESLDPNPSGRGEYIEHIHSPIVCNNGLRSFPVLKKAKASPRPVGLPSEGKVPDDNIRLLTEEYVNERSGSVGFNTRDDVIATTWKDGPYLLVIKVASNRQDANWNLTVNVVMKGSHGYISVTEWPLMIFYMVMCIVYILYAVLWFVWAACYWKDLLRIQFWIAGVIFLGMVEKAVFCAEYENTNAVGSASTGLLVFGELVSALKRTLARLLVVIVSLGYGIVKPQLGTVMHRVVGLGILYFAFASIEGVLRITAAKDSDLALLASIPLALLDSSLCWWVFVSLAQTIKTLKLRRNPVKLSLYRHFTNTLIFAVIASIIFMGWTAKKFRLADCQSDWMELWVEDAFWRLLFSAILFVILFLWRPSANNQRYAFTPLIDDSDDEEIEEFIASTNFGAGMKLRASKSDANGTMKPAETNTDENLKWVEDNIPSALTDVALPVLLDSDEEIMTTKYEMSKLE, encoded by the exons ATGGCCGCAGCAGGCAGGATGAGGACGTGGAGCTGTCCGTCTGGAGGAGTTTTCTCTTCCCTGACAATCCTCGGTATCATAAATGTGGTTGTTGCAGCTCCGGAGACGGGACTTTGGAAACTATCGATCGTCAAC ACGTCAAGACcgctgctgctgaggaagtcGATGTACAAAGGCACCGACATTGATTTGAaag TTGTGTCTTTTGCCTGTCCTGGGGAGGTAATTTTCACGATCCACTGGTATCTGAAATACCACCTCTGCCACAATGAGTTCGACAATATTGAA GAAATGTATGAGAAAACACCTTTGAGTCGTGGGGAGAGCTTGGATCCAAACCCCTCGGGAAGAGGAGAGTACATTGAACACATACACAGTCCCATTGTGTGCAACAACGGACTGCGCTCTTTTCCAGTACTCAAA AAAGCCAAGGCGAGCCCACGTCCAGTCGGTTTGCCCTCAGAGGGGAAAGTACCA GATGACAATATCAGATTGCTGACTGAAGAGTATGTTAATGAGAGAAGTGGCAGCGTTGGTTTTAACACTCGAGACGACGTCATAGCAACCACATGGAAGGATGGGCCTTACCTCCTGGTCATTAAGGTAGCGTCCAACAGGCAGGATGCCAACTGGAATCTAACAG tgaatgTAGTGATGAAAGGGAGCCATGGCTACATCTCTGTCACCGAATGGCCTCTCATGATT TTCTACATGGTGATGTGCATCGTGTACATCCTGTACGCCGTGCTGTGGTTTGTCTGGGCGGCGTGCTACTGGAAGGATCTGCTGAGGATCCAGTTCTGGATCGCGGGAGTCATTTTCCTCGGGATGGTGGAGAAGGCTGTCTTCTGTGCCGAGTACGAGAACACCAACGCTGTTGGCTCTGCTT CTACAGGGCTGTTGGTTTTTGGGGAGCTGGTCTCCGCACTCAAGAGGACTTTGGCCCGATTGCTCGTCGTCATCGTCAGCCTGGGCTATGGCATTGTGAA GCCTCAACTGGGCACGGTGATGCACAGAGTGGTGGGGCTCGGCATCCTCTACTTTGCCTTTGCTAGCATTGAAGGTGTCCTGAGGATCACTGCG GCCAAAGACTCAGACTTGGCCCTCCTAGCCAGCATCCCCTTGGCACTGCTTGAttcctctctctgctggtgG GTCTTTGTCAGCCTGGCACAAACCATCAAGACTCTGAAGCTGAGAAGAAATCCAGTCAAGTTGTCTCTTTACAGGCACTTTACAAACACGCTTATTTTTGCCGTCATCG CTTCCATCATTTTCATGGGTTGGACAGCAAAGAAGTTCAGGCTAGCGGATTGCCAGTCT GATTGGATGGAGCTGTGGGTGGAAGATGCCTTCTGGAGGTTATTGTTTTCCGCCATCCTGTTCGTCATATTGTTTTTATGGAGGCCGTCTGCAAATAACCAAAG GTATGCTTTCACACCGCTCATTGATGACTCTGATGATGAGGAGATTGAGGAGTTCATTGCATCAACAAACTTTG GTGCTGGCATGAAGTTGAGAGCATCTAAAAGTGATGCAAATGGCACAATGAAACCGGCTGAGACAAACACA GATGAAAACTTGAAGTGGGTGGAGGATAACATTCCTAGCGCTCTCACTGACGT AGCTCTGCCAGTCCTGCTCGACTCTGACGAG